The Flavobacterium jumunjinense genome includes a region encoding these proteins:
- a CDS encoding HmuY family protein → MKKNVLLFLSIIAITIFGCSKDDDAETLSTIQAAFMNSEINLSATETTVTIAFSSPATSAGTIILNVVPTNVTNGTDFNTNPTSSGTTISVPFTASASNATFTFTKLIEAIEGETKNVKFTIASSSLSNIEIPTATNSTQLNFNETAITTNTSVVENGGNTLPNQVFIDLSSGTKTSISRTAWELGFHSGNEFRVVLNPAINKFAVKQLATTNIDEVQTADANVTTGNYSPTSAPYIDQPYGNLSGTSIAEISATDSDNKVYLVNLGQDVATTNASGTGTALTGNNRGWKKIRILRDGSNYKLQYADIDATTHNEVVVTKNAAFNHTFFSLITNNVVAAEPEKNKWDLNLTPFMNYTQYNGQDVSYFYSDVVLTNALSGTVAYSVSTSDFAYDTFVESNVITSNFATNDAKDRRAIGSNWRSTYPSPSVKTDRFYVIKDTAGNLYKVKFTAMLNTASERGTTTFEYSKLN, encoded by the coding sequence ATGAAAAAAAATGTCCTATTATTTTTATCTATAATTGCTATAACCATTTTTGGTTGTAGTAAAGACGACGACGCAGAAACATTGTCAACTATTCAAGCAGCATTCATGAATTCAGAAATTAATCTTTCTGCTACCGAAACAACCGTTACAATTGCTTTTTCAAGTCCTGCAACATCTGCTGGAACTATTATTTTAAATGTTGTGCCAACAAATGTTACTAATGGAACCGATTTCAACACGAATCCAACAAGTTCTGGAACAACAATTTCAGTACCTTTTACTGCAAGCGCGAGTAATGCAACATTTACTTTTACAAAATTAATTGAAGCAATAGAAGGAGAAACAAAAAATGTGAAATTCACAATTGCTTCTAGTTCTCTTTCAAATATTGAGATTCCAACTGCAACAAACAGTACGCAATTAAATTTCAATGAAACTGCCATAACAACTAATACATCTGTAGTAGAAAATGGAGGAAATACACTTCCAAATCAGGTATTTATCGACTTAAGTTCTGGAACAAAAACTTCAATTTCAAGAACTGCTTGGGAATTAGGATTTCATTCTGGTAATGAATTTAGAGTAGTATTAAACCCAGCTATCAATAAATTTGCTGTAAAACAATTAGCAACTACAAATATTGATGAAGTGCAAACTGCCGATGCGAATGTAACCACTGGAAATTATAGTCCAACAAGTGCTCCATATATCGATCAACCTTACGGTAATTTATCTGGTACTTCAATTGCTGAAATTTCTGCAACAGATAGTGACAATAAAGTTTACTTAGTCAACTTAGGTCAAGATGTTGCAACAACAAATGCATCTGGAACGGGAACAGCCTTAACTGGAAATAATAGAGGTTGGAAAAAAATTAGAATTCTAAGAGATGGAAGTAACTATAAATTACAATATGCAGATATAGATGCTACTACTCACAATGAAGTTGTTGTTACTAAAAATGCAGCTTTCAATCACACCTTTTTCAGTTTAATTACAAACAATGTAGTAGCTGCAGAACCAGAGAAAAACAAATGGGATTTAAACCTTACTCCTTTTATGAATTATACACAATATAACGGGCAAGATGTTTCTTATTTCTATAGCGATGTAGTTCTAACAAATGCTTTATCTGGAACAGTTGCTTATAGTGTTTCAACAAGTGATTTTGCCTATGATACTTTCGTAGAAAGCAATGTAATTACTTCTAATTTTGCAACAAATGATGCTAAAGATAGAAGAGCAATTGGTTCAAATTGGAGATCAACATATCCTTCTCCATCAGTAAAAACAGATCGTTTTTATGTAATTAAAGATACCGCAGGAAATTTATACAAAGTAAAATTTACAGCTATGTTAAATACTGCTAGTGAAAGAGGTACAACAACTTTTGAATATTCAAAATTAAACTAA
- a CDS encoding TonB-dependent receptor plug domain-containing protein, with translation MKKRLLYIFLIPLFFKGFTQDLKKDSITTNKLNEVVVTAQFEPQSLKKSVHNVRVITNNDLKKLAANNLSDVLNQYLNITIVPSSGTGRSTVSMFGLDGSYFKILVDNIPIVSDNSLGNNIDLTQINLDDIEQIEIIEGSMGVTHGAGAVTGILNIITKKNSQNEWEISASVQEETVGKEYAVFNKGKHIQTVKVSNKINDNWFGSIGVNRNDFKGYLDTRKGENHTESDGKRGYTWLPKLQYFTNGMLSYKKNAFRAFYKFDYLNENIDYYNPTLLVIANPPFGANTFAKDKRYKTARFYHHLNSVGTLFSLKYNVSISHQKQSRETEDFIYNFQNNNEEGNSTTTNQSAEVLYSTGTISNFFKNKKADLQIGYELVNNLGHALVNGENQSLILVRKRFENYDFFIASEIKATKKLLVRTGIRASIQSKFDNQTASSIGLRYLFENNIEVRSSMGKSFRVPTFEELYSKIKFSGHQFYGNENLVPEQSTSYDFNLKKTAFLSSQLKMSNQVSSAFLNVDDRIDMAFVGFETGTTDPIYQYININSYKMWNVSTTHQLHYKNWNFSTGLIYVGISQVIDNGEAKSDDRFLYNLQLNGSLSYEVPKSNIQFSAYYKFNGKQQQFISSVENNETVYKLSEIDNYSFLDASVRKFFYKKQLEINLGARNLLNVTNANQGTIAGAHSNSSTILLGYGRSYFIKIAYNLNY, from the coding sequence ATGAAAAAAAGACTACTCTATATCTTTCTAATCCCTTTGTTTTTTAAGGGGTTTACGCAGGATTTAAAAAAAGACAGTATAACTACTAACAAACTAAATGAAGTTGTTGTAACTGCTCAGTTCGAACCACAATCTCTAAAAAAATCAGTTCATAATGTCAGAGTTATAACAAATAATGATCTAAAAAAATTAGCAGCAAATAATTTATCCGACGTGTTAAATCAATACCTAAATATTACCATTGTTCCAAGTTCAGGAACGGGTCGTTCAACCGTTTCTATGTTTGGCTTAGATGGTAGTTATTTTAAAATACTTGTAGACAATATTCCTATTGTTAGTGATAATAGCTTAGGAAACAATATCGATTTAACCCAAATTAATCTAGATGATATTGAGCAAATAGAAATTATAGAAGGTTCTATGGGTGTAACTCATGGTGCTGGTGCTGTAACAGGAATTCTAAATATAATAACAAAGAAAAATTCGCAGAACGAATGGGAAATTTCAGCAAGCGTACAAGAAGAAACTGTTGGAAAAGAATATGCTGTTTTTAATAAAGGAAAACATATTCAAACCGTTAAAGTTTCTAATAAAATAAATGATAATTGGTTTGGCTCAATAGGAGTTAATAGAAATGATTTTAAAGGCTATTTAGATACTAGAAAAGGAGAAAATCACACAGAATCTGACGGAAAAAGAGGCTATACTTGGCTTCCAAAATTGCAATATTTCACAAACGGAATGCTTTCTTATAAGAAAAACGCATTTAGGGCTTTTTATAAATTCGATTACTTAAATGAGAATATAGATTATTACAATCCAACGCTATTAGTCATTGCTAATCCTCCTTTTGGAGCAAATACGTTTGCAAAAGATAAGCGTTACAAAACAGCTCGGTTTTATCATCATTTGAATAGTGTTGGAACATTATTTTCTTTAAAATATAATGTATCTATCTCTCATCAAAAACAAAGTAGAGAAACCGAAGATTTTATATATAATTTCCAAAACAATAATGAAGAAGGAAATAGTACAACAACAAATCAATCTGCTGAAGTTTTATATTCAACAGGAACAATTAGTAACTTTTTTAAAAATAAGAAAGCCGATTTGCAAATAGGATATGAACTTGTAAATAATCTTGGCCATGCTTTAGTAAATGGTGAAAATCAATCCTTGATATTAGTAAGAAAACGATTTGAAAATTATGATTTCTTTATAGCATCAGAAATTAAAGCAACTAAAAAATTATTAGTTAGAACTGGAATTAGAGCTTCAATTCAATCAAAATTTGATAATCAAACAGCCAGCTCAATAGGTTTACGCTATTTATTTGAAAATAATATTGAAGTACGCTCATCTATGGGAAAATCTTTTAGAGTACCCACTTTTGAAGAATTATATTCTAAAATAAAATTTTCAGGTCATCAATTCTATGGCAATGAGAATTTAGTTCCTGAACAAAGTACTTCATACGATTTTAACTTAAAAAAAACAGCCTTTCTTTCTTCTCAATTAAAAATGTCGAACCAAGTTTCATCTGCATTTTTGAATGTTGATGACCGTATTGATATGGCATTCGTTGGTTTCGAAACTGGAACAACAGATCCAATATATCAATACATTAATATTAATTCCTATAAAATGTGGAATGTTTCAACCACACATCAATTGCACTATAAAAATTGGAATTTTTCTACTGGATTAATATATGTTGGAATTTCTCAGGTTATAGATAATGGAGAAGCAAAATCTGATGATCGGTTTTTATATAACCTACAATTAAACGGAAGTCTTTCTTATGAAGTTCCGAAAAGCAATATTCAATTTTCTGCCTATTATAAATTTAATGGGAAACAACAACAATTTATTAGTAGCGTAGAAAACAATGAAACCGTTTATAAACTTTCTGAAATTGATAATTACTCTTTTCTAGATGCTTCAGTTAGAAAGTTCTTCTATAAAAAACAACTTGAAATTAATCTTGGAGCACGAAATTTATTAAACGTAACCAATGCAAATCAAGGCACAATTGCAGGTGCACATAGCAATTCATCTACTATTCTCCTTGGATATGGTCGCTCCTACTTTATTAAAATCGCATACAATTTGAATTATTAA
- a CDS encoding DUF6607 family protein, producing MKIKLKLIIVATLFSNLILVAQKSNKKEDIKAIKAMCGCYEVKFNFAETFQKEKDSTYKASPVKKDYGLEWVELVEDASDKLVLQHLLIVGDDAIVKHWRQDWIYENTNFYQFFKDKTWKFEQLEAKQVKGQWTQKVYQVDDSPRYEGTASWVHVDGKHYWMNTTDAPLPRREHTIRKDYDVLERRNIHEITDYGWLHEQDNRKIARDDNGKDVEIAQEKGLDLYIKVEDSKCLAAQNYWKENKNMWKNVRDKWQTFFDMNQTIHLEKSVDNKPLFMHLFDLKGDTPKAETDKIIDSFVKR from the coding sequence ATGAAAATTAAATTGAAATTAATTATTGTAGCAACCCTATTTAGTAATTTAATTCTAGTTGCTCAAAAATCAAACAAAAAAGAAGACATTAAAGCGATAAAAGCAATGTGTGGTTGCTATGAAGTGAAATTCAACTTTGCAGAAACCTTTCAAAAAGAAAAAGATTCAACGTATAAAGCATCTCCTGTAAAAAAAGATTACGGTCTAGAATGGGTAGAGTTAGTTGAAGATGCATCAGACAAACTTGTTTTGCAACACTTATTGATAGTGGGTGATGATGCAATTGTGAAGCATTGGAGGCAAGATTGGATATATGAAAACACTAATTTTTATCAATTTTTCAAAGATAAAACATGGAAATTTGAGCAATTAGAAGCTAAACAAGTAAAAGGACAATGGACACAAAAAGTATATCAAGTAGATGATAGTCCTAGATATGAAGGAACAGCTTCTTGGGTACATGTTGATGGAAAGCATTATTGGATGAACACAACAGATGCTCCTTTGCCAAGAAGAGAACATACAATCCGTAAAGATTATGATGTATTAGAACGAAGAAATATACATGAAATTACTGATTATGGTTGGTTGCACGAGCAAGACAATAGAAAAATTGCAAGAGACGATAATGGTAAAGATGTTGAAATTGCACAAGAAAAAGGATTAGATCTATATATTAAGGTAGAAGATTCAAAATGTCTTGCAGCACAAAACTATTGGAAGGAAAATAAAAACATGTGGAAAAATGTTAGAGACAAATGGCAAACATTTTTTGATATGAACCAAACAATACACTTAGAAAAAAGTGTAGACAACAAGCCTCTTTTCATGCATTTATTCGATTTGAAAGGAGATACTCCAAAAGCAGAAACAGACAAAATCATAGATTCATTTGTAAAAAGATAA
- a CDS encoding DUF6686 family protein — protein MCRLEIIKRTTNGLLLFCPNANMFQLLFNNVLLNLTDFELKTFTRYIDKVDEEYWEKEYENSIYDKKIPIPTSQKNLMIMLDISEIKELRILMGLKKKQSFLTLSEIDYKLILN, from the coding sequence ATGTGCCGATTAGAAATAATAAAAAGAACGACAAATGGACTTTTATTATTTTGTCCAAATGCAAACATGTTTCAATTATTGTTCAATAACGTGTTATTAAACTTAACCGATTTTGAACTAAAAACATTTACTAGATATATTGATAAAGTTGATGAAGAATATTGGGAAAAAGAATATGAAAACTCTATCTACGACAAGAAAATTCCAATACCAACAAGTCAAAAGAATTTAATGATAATGTTAGATATTTCTGAAATTAAAGAATTAAGAATTCTAATGGGTTTGAAAAAAAAGCAAAGTTTTTTAACCCTTAGTGAAATAGATTACAAGTTAATTTTGAATTAA
- a CDS encoding PAS domain-containing protein, with protein MFKEYEKAWEQYRNGLDIVSLPLISWEFYNLPRIEQKEFNAVQSLWNEKVNYNTIISKMKKAIVVTDANFRIIFASSSISEMTGYDYQEIRGRSPKMFQGEKTSEETREKIRIAIKDKKPFKEVILNYRKNGETYYCEIEAHPKFDKNGNFLNYIAFEQAA; from the coding sequence ATGTTTAAAGAGTACGAAAAAGCTTGGGAACAATATAGAAATGGTTTAGATATTGTGTCTTTGCCATTAATTAGTTGGGAATTCTATAATTTACCAAGGATTGAACAAAAAGAGTTTAATGCTGTTCAAAGTTTATGGAATGAAAAAGTTAATTATAATACGATTATTTCTAAAATGAAGAAAGCAATTGTAGTAACCGATGCTAATTTTAGAATCATTTTTGCTTCAAGTTCAATTTCAGAAATGACAGGATATGATTATCAAGAAATAAGAGGAAGATCTCCAAAAATGTTTCAGGGTGAAAAAACATCTGAAGAAACGAGAGAAAAAATACGTATTGCTATAAAAGATAAAAAGCCATTTAAAGAAGTAATTCTAAATTACAGAAAAAATGGTGAAACGTATTATTGCGAAATTGAAGCACATCCAAAATTTGATAAAAACGGAAATTTCTTAAACTATATAGCTTTTGAACAGGCAGCATAA
- a CDS encoding acyl-CoA thioesterase: MSLESRIENSITRVFKAVFPNTTNHYDTLFGGTAMQLMDEVAFITATRFSRQKMVTVSSDKIDFKKPIPHGTIIELIGKVTYLGNTSIKVRVDIFIEKMYDDTREKAVTGEFTFVAINENKSAEKIIVD; this comes from the coding sequence ATGAGTTTAGAATCAAGAATAGAAAATTCGATTACAAGAGTATTTAAGGCTGTTTTTCCAAATACAACCAACCATTATGACACTCTTTTTGGAGGAACTGCAATGCAATTAATGGATGAAGTTGCTTTTATTACAGCAACTCGTTTTAGTAGACAAAAAATGGTTACTGTTAGTAGTGACAAAATAGACTTTAAAAAGCCTATTCCTCATGGAACTATTATTGAACTTATTGGAAAAGTCACCTATTTAGGGAATACAAGTATAAAAGTTAGAGTAGATATTTTTATAGAAAAAATGTATGATGATACTCGTGAGAAAGCTGTTACTGGAGAATTTACTTTTGTTGCTATTAATGAAAATAAATCAGCTGAAAAAATTATAGTAGACTAA
- a CDS encoding TonB-dependent receptor: protein MKKIFILTILLSSFTFAQTTIKGKIVSKEEPLAFASVFIPKLNIGINADENGQYILKDVPKGEYTIHYSFIGFKTQKKNITTTNENQLTVNINLEESHSLDEVVVTGTLKAVSRLETPVPVEVYTATFLKKNPTPNIFEALQNVNGVRPQLNCNICNTGDIHINGLEGPYTMVTIDGMPIVSGLSTVYGLSGIPNSLIERIEIVKGPASSLYGSEAVGGLINIITKSPETAPLIYADVFTTSWLENNIDLGAKYKIGKKVNSLLGINYFNYNNPIDNNNDNFTDVTLQDRVSVFNKFTFNRKSEKELSVAGRFFYEDRWGGEMQWNKDFRGGNQVYGESIYTKRYELLGKYQLPVSENMYASFSYTNHDQNSVYGDILFLAQQEIAYGQLTWDKEIKNHDLLLGIAYRYQYYDDNTTATIQSEKSKISSFFIQDEIKLAKKHSVLLGARYDYNSVHSSIFTPRIAYKWKPSPNDVFRINVGTGFRIVNLFTEEHAVLTGSRDVIITENLNPETSYNINLNYLKKFQFENGIHSVIEFSSWYTHFENQILPDYDTNPNQIIYSNLNGYSKTYGVTGNLELIFPFGLKTMLGFTLLESKNKRNGITSTPILTEKFSATWGISYDIPKWYLSIDYTGNLYGPMRLPLLGSLDPRSEYSPVWSIQNIQFTYKKITHFELYGGVKNLLNWTPNKSNPFLIARANDPFDNDVVFDNNGNATATPNNPYALTFDPSFVYGPNQGIRGFLGLRYILN from the coding sequence ATGAAAAAAATATTTATATTAACCATATTGCTTTCTTCGTTCACTTTTGCACAAACAACAATTAAAGGAAAAATTGTTTCTAAAGAAGAACCATTAGCTTTCGCCTCTGTATTTATACCCAAACTTAATATTGGTATTAATGCCGATGAAAATGGACAATATATTCTTAAAGATGTACCAAAAGGAGAATATACAATCCATTATTCTTTTATAGGTTTTAAAACACAAAAGAAAAACATCACAACAACTAATGAAAATCAATTAACTGTAAATATCAACCTTGAAGAGAGTCATAGTTTAGATGAAGTTGTGGTTACTGGAACTTTAAAGGCCGTTTCTAGATTAGAAACACCTGTTCCTGTAGAGGTCTATACCGCTACCTTCTTAAAGAAAAACCCAACACCAAATATTTTTGAAGCCTTACAAAATGTGAACGGTGTTCGTCCTCAATTAAACTGTAATATTTGTAATACTGGAGACATCCATATTAATGGTTTAGAAGGGCCTTATACTATGGTTACAATAGACGGAATGCCAATTGTTAGTGGTTTATCAACCGTTTATGGTTTATCTGGAATTCCTAACTCGTTAATAGAGAGAATTGAAATTGTTAAAGGCCCAGCTTCGTCTTTATATGGTAGTGAAGCTGTTGGTGGTTTAATAAACATTATTACAAAGAGCCCAGAAACAGCTCCATTAATTTATGCCGATGTTTTTACTACTTCTTGGTTAGAAAACAATATTGATTTGGGCGCAAAATATAAAATCGGAAAAAAAGTAAATTCGCTCTTAGGAATAAACTATTTCAATTACAACAATCCGATCGACAATAACAATGATAATTTTACAGATGTTACCCTTCAGGATAGAGTTTCTGTTTTTAATAAATTTACATTTAATAGAAAAAGTGAGAAAGAACTAAGCGTTGCTGGTCGGTTTTTCTATGAAGATCGATGGGGTGGAGAAATGCAATGGAATAAAGATTTTCGCGGTGGCAATCAAGTATATGGTGAAAGCATTTACACTAAACGTTACGAACTGTTAGGGAAATATCAATTGCCCGTTTCCGAGAACATGTATGCTTCTTTTTCCTATACTAATCACGATCAAAATTCAGTCTATGGAGATATACTCTTCTTAGCACAACAAGAAATAGCATATGGCCAATTGACATGGGATAAAGAAATCAAGAATCATGATTTACTCCTTGGAATTGCTTATCGCTATCAATATTATGATGATAATACGACAGCTACGATTCAATCGGAAAAGAGTAAAATTAGTAGTTTTTTTATTCAAGACGAAATAAAATTAGCTAAGAAACACAGTGTTCTTTTAGGAGCTCGTTATGATTATAATTCTGTTCATAGTTCTATTTTTACCCCTAGAATAGCATACAAATGGAAACCTTCTCCAAATGATGTTTTTAGAATTAATGTTGGAACTGGTTTTAGAATTGTTAATTTATTTACTGAAGAGCATGCTGTTTTAACTGGATCTAGAGACGTTATCATTACAGAAAACTTAAACCCTGAGACGTCGTACAATATTAATTTGAATTATCTGAAAAAATTTCAATTTGAAAATGGAATCCATTCTGTAATTGAATTTTCAAGTTGGTATACTCATTTTGAAAATCAAATTCTACCGGATTATGATACAAATCCAAATCAAATTATATATTCCAATTTAAATGGATATTCTAAAACGTATGGTGTTACAGGAAACTTAGAATTAATTTTTCCTTTTGGTTTAAAAACGATGCTTGGTTTTACACTTTTGGAATCTAAAAACAAAAGAAATGGAATAACATCTACTCCAATTTTAACTGAAAAATTTAGTGCAACTTGGGGAATTTCTTATGATATTCCTAAATGGTATTTATCAATTGATTATACGGGTAATTTATATGGCCCAATGCGTTTGCCGTTATTAGGCTCTTTAGATCCTAGAAGTGAATATTCACCCGTTTGGAGTATTCAAAATATTCAATTTACTTATAAAAAGATAACGCATTTTGAATTATATGGTGGTGTTAAAAACTTATTGAATTGGACACCTAACAAAAGTAACCCGTTTTTAATCGCGAGAGCTAATGATCCTTTCGATAATGATGTAGTTTTTGATAATAATGGAAACGCTACAGCAACTCCCAATAATCCTTATGCATTAACTTTTGATCCAAGTTTTGTTTATGGACCAAACCAAGGTATTCGTGGGTTTTTAGGACTTCGTTATATTTTAAATTAA
- a CDS encoding metal-dependent transcriptional regulator: MTVSEENYLKVIYHLSLVSPKGVNTNAIAGMLDTKASSVTDMIKKIAEKDLVSYIKYQGVSLTEKGLYSAKMIVRKHRLWEVFLVEKLHFSWDEVHEIAEELEHIKSEKLINKLDEFLEFPDFDPHGDPIPNADGEIKKVQKKLLSEVALQIQYQCVGVKDTSVEFLQFLDKKNIALGTFITILEKEAFDETLKIEVNSKTITISNKIANNLYVQ; encoded by the coding sequence ATGACTGTTTCAGAAGAAAATTATTTAAAAGTAATTTATCATCTATCTTTAGTTTCTCCAAAAGGAGTAAATACAAATGCAATTGCTGGAATGCTAGATACTAAAGCATCATCGGTAACGGATATGATTAAAAAAATAGCAGAAAAAGATTTAGTAAGTTACATCAAATATCAAGGTGTTTCTCTAACAGAAAAAGGATTATATTCTGCTAAGATGATTGTTAGAAAGCATCGTCTATGGGAAGTGTTTTTAGTAGAAAAATTGCATTTCTCTTGGGATGAGGTTCATGAAATTGCGGAAGAATTGGAACATATTAAATCAGAAAAGCTAATTAATAAGTTAGATGAATTCTTAGAATTTCCCGATTTTGATCCGCATGGCGATCCAATTCCAAATGCAGATGGAGAAATTAAAAAAGTTCAAAAGAAATTACTTTCAGAAGTTGCGTTACAAATACAATATCAATGTGTAGGCGTAAAGGATACTTCGGTTGAGTTTTTACAATTTCTAGATAAGAAAAATATTGCCCTTGGAACATTTATTACTATTCTAGAAAAGGAAGCATTTGATGAAACATTAAAAATTGAAGTGAATAGCAAAACGATTACGATATCAAATAAAATAGCAAATAACTTATACGTTCAATAA
- a CDS encoding ZIP family metal transporter, with protein sequence MYQDLIQYLEGIDPILAAFYATMFTWLVTAFGASFVFFFKTMNRAVLDGMLGFTGGVMVAASYWSLLAPAIDMSEGEGFVKVMPAAIGFLMGALFLFALDKTLPHLHINFKESEGIKSPWQRTTLLVLAITLHNIPEGLAVGVLFGGVAAGIPEASIAGAVTLAIGIGIQNFPEGIAVSMPLRRMGMTRRKSFMYGQASAIVEPIAGVIGAVAVTFFTPILPYALAFAAGAMIFVVVEEVIPETQQDKHTDIATLGFIGGFIVMMSLDVALG encoded by the coding sequence ATGTATCAAGATTTAATTCAATATTTAGAAGGCATAGATCCTATTTTGGCAGCTTTTTATGCTACTATGTTTACATGGTTAGTAACTGCTTTTGGTGCGTCATTTGTGTTTTTCTTTAAGACGATGAATAGAGCAGTTTTAGATGGAATGCTTGGTTTTACTGGTGGTGTTATGGTTGCCGCAAGTTACTGGAGTTTGCTTGCTCCTGCAATTGACATGAGTGAAGGGGAAGGATTCGTTAAAGTAATGCCTGCAGCTATAGGTTTTTTAATGGGTGCTTTGTTTCTATTTGCTTTAGACAAAACATTGCCTCATTTACATATTAATTTTAAAGAAAGTGAAGGAATTAAATCACCTTGGCAACGTACAACTTTATTAGTTTTAGCAATTACGCTTCATAATATTCCAGAAGGTTTAGCAGTTGGTGTTTTGTTTGGAGGAGTTGCAGCAGGAATTCCTGAAGCATCTATAGCTGGTGCAGTTACTTTGGCTATCGGTATCGGTATTCAAAATTTCCCTGAAGGAATTGCTGTTTCTATGCCATTGAGAAGAATGGGAATGACAAGAAGAAAAAGTTTTATGTACGGACAAGCTTCTGCAATTGTAGAACCTATTGCAGGTGTAATTGGTGCAGTGGCTGTAACTTTTTTCACACCAATTTTACCTTATGCTCTTGCTTTTGCGGCTGGTGCAATGATATTCGTAGTGGTTGAAGAGGTTATTCCAGAAACACAACAGGATAAACACACAGATATTGCAACCCTTGGTTTTATTGGAGGATTTATAGTTATGATGAGTTTAGATGTTGCTTTAGGATAA
- a CDS encoding FeoB-associated Cys-rich membrane protein: MDIQEILVYITLSVAIGFLVRKFLWKKKPKKTGSCGDDCACH; encoded by the coding sequence ATGGACATTCAAGAAATATTAGTTTACATAACACTTTCAGTTGCGATAGGATTCTTAGTTCGAAAATTCCTTTGGAAAAAGAAACCTAAGAAAACCGGATCTTGTGGTGACGATTGTGCTTGTCATTAA